The nucleotide window TATTGATCTGTATTATGCTTTAATCATTTCACTGCAAGTTACATTTTGGTTATATGCATTGTATAGTTTTCCTCTACTTCCTTTATAGCAATTTGGTAAATTTCTGGAAGCAtttgttccttctctttaaaaatttcagttttcatcaTTATTCTCACTAAATTGATTTTTCAGAATGATTCACAGTagagaatcattttattttttaagatcagTTGGTATAAAAGAAGACTAttgacaggaaaagaaaagatggtgttttaaaaattttaaccatggggtgcctgggtggctcagttggttgagcagcttaGGCTCATGAAATCAAgcctagcatggagcctacttaaaaaaaaaaaaaaattgtaccatacttggattatttttttaaagatatttatttatttatttatttagaaagcacGGGTGAGGggatgcacagagggagagaaagaatcccaggcagactccttgctgagtacgACCCAGGGctttatctcaggaccctgagatcacgattaagcaaaaaccaagagtcaggcactcaaccgactaagccagccaggcaccccctgtacTTGGATTATTCCTAAGTTGCattgttcactttttaaattttttaaatgactattatTCTCTGAATTATCGGATTGCCTGAGTTCTAATATAAGAATGATTGAACTTTATCATTCAGTATTAATTCAGTAGACattgatgataaatattttacacttcagctttttttttcacatttacaattgctctCTGAATCAATGACTCAaaactaaaggaaagaaatataccatAATTACCCAGattataacttattttaaaagtatgcttttaatttgctttagaTACAAGTAGAATCTCAAGAAAGCTTAGGACAGATAAGAGAAACTAATAATGCTTTAAtaagaaatcaaatggaaatcAGAATTAAAGACCTGGAATTTGAACTATCCAGAATGAAAAGTTCTcaagatttttataaaacagaattggAAAAATACAAGCAGCTCTACCTAGAAGAATTAAAAGTTCGAATGTCATTGACAAATGAACTGAACAAGTAAGTTAAAACAGAATCACAGAAAATAGATTTAGCTTGTTAATTTGCCTCTAAAGCATAATCTTAATGGAGCCAGGTTCATGAGATGAGTAGGAAGTGAAAGCCAGCTAGATAGTTTAATTATGGAAAATGATGTTTGTAAGAGAACTTACCTTTGAAATGTTAGTCCAAGACAGTTTGcatctctcctccttcttttggttttacatgattttatttttttccccttaatatttTCCGTTAATCTGATCTCCTAGTCTTTAAGCTAATGGTTAGAAGCTTTTAATTTAGACAGCATGTTATTATAAAATTGTCAGAATTGCCCTATATAGAAATGAGTTTAttaatattagtttatttttggaaGAGTACATCTTTAACCCAAACTGCACATCCTGGCAGCTTGGtaaatttacttttttgattgtgatttttgttattattaccaAATAGAGGGTGCTTTGAAACAAACTGTTCTTTGTAGTTATTCTATCTTACATAAAGGTATACATGTGAAATACAAAAAGTTTCCCCTAGGGGCGAAAGGCAGTATAATTCCCAAAGTGGCTAAAAATAGCAACCATGGTGGACATGACGAGGGGCTGGGTGAAAGACAGAAAGGGTAGATTCCACCTTCAGTGCCCTGGTAGCTGTGTTATAACCTAATTGGCTCTGgagctgttttatttctttctgatcaCAACTCTGCCATCTAGCAATTGTTGGTCTAAATTATTCCTCAGTGCCAAATGCTCAATTTCTCTGAGGTAATGAGTGAAATGTGCAAGAGTGGTGAAAGCCAATGCTTGAAAATGTCTTTGAGggatggtttatttttatttttattttaaagattttatgtatttatttgacagagagcgagcgagtgagctcaagcagggggagcggcaggcagaggttgagggaaaagcaggggctcgattccaggactctggggtcatgacctgagccgaaggcagatggttaactgactgagcacccagccCCCCGggatggttttatatttttatatctctaaACTGGTTTACTAAATAGAAGTATATGTAATGGCATCCTGGTTTACTAAATATAAGTATGTGTAATGGCATCCTCAAGAATCTTGTAAGTCCAGCCATTCCAGAAGGCAGCAGGTATTACCTGTTAAGCCATGTGCATCACTAATAgccatttctctccctccttaATTTGAATTACTTGTTAGTTAGGAATCTCTAGAAATATATGTACTtctttagaacaattttaaaCCTATCATTATATATTGTAGGTCTGCTCTGTCACATTTTCAGTGTTAAAACACCATTTAATGACACATTCTGTTTACTATTatggaaacttgaaaaaaatgcaagtCATTTAGGAATGATTTGGGGAGAAATGAAATACTAAGCATTGTGTTTTGTAATCTTAACAGGACTAATGAGAAGCTGGCAGAGACCAGTACCAAACTTCTGGTGGAGACACAGCAAAAAAAGTCTTTGAGTAATACTATTGCTATGAGCCCTGTCCTAGAATTGCCTTCTGTTAGAAATATGAATAATAGTTCACTGTTAAATAGATATGTTGCTCCAAGAGAAAACCTAGTGACTCCTACCTCAAGCTCATGACCTACAAAGAATGGCATTGAGACTTTCTTGACCAAGGTTAGTTATCTTTTTTCCGTTGGGTTTCAGATTTCtgatataatttttgtttttaatttggtgaAATTCTAGTTGTTTAACTAACACACACTAAGTAAAAGTCATAATTATAGGTGCTAATAAAGAAATGAGACagaaattttatgattattttttt belongs to Neomonachus schauinslandi unplaced genomic scaffold, ASM220157v2 HiC_scaffold_1991, whole genome shotgun sequence and includes:
- the LOC123323888 gene encoding ankyrin repeat domain-containing protein 26-like — its product is MQVDDLTAKLETVSSKCLYLDANNQLLTQELTSMKEMQKKYEKLEKNKKKLEKQVVTLRSHVEFSMVEDNKIEQYKWELEERRLDITEKSKKANLFFQIQVESQESLGQIRETNNALIRNQMEIRIKDLEFELSRMKSSQDFYKTELEKYKQLYLEELKVRMSLTNELNKTNEKLAETSTKLLVETQQKKSLSNTIAMSPVLELPSVRNMNNSSLLNRYVAPRENLVTPTSSS